From the genome of Hydrogenothermus marinus:
TTTATAAATCTTTTTAAATCTATCTGCGTTTTTACTACTTTATCTTCTTTTGATTCAAGTCTTGCAATAATTAGAAGATCATTTATTAATGTATCCATCTGATTTATTCTTTTTAAAGCCATAGATATAAATCTTTTTTTATCTTTATCCTTTTCTTCTTGGTCTAAAGTTTCTATTGCTCCTTTTAATACTGCTATAGGTGTCTTTAGCTCATGACTTACATTTGAGACAAAATCTTTTTTTGCTTGTTTGTAAACTTCAAAAGGGGTAATATCTGTAAGATGCACAAACTTTTTATTATCTATGTTATAAACTTTTACTAAAAATTTTTTACTATCTATTATTATTTCAGTTTGATAAATATCTTCATTATATTTATGGGATACTATTGAATATAGATAATTGTTTTTTATAACTTCTGAAAAATGTTGACCTTCAGGCTCTTTTACTCCAAGAAGATTTTCTGCATATTTATTTGCATAATTTACAATTTTATTTTCATCTATAACAATAATTCCTTCATTTAAAAAATCTAAAAATTTTAAAAATGTCTTTAAATCTGCAATATTTATTTTTTTAGGATTTTCCATTTTCATCTACTTCTTGATGTCTAAGCATTTTTCCTTCTTTCATATAAATTACTTCTTCTGCAAGATTTGTTGCTATATCTGCTATTCTCTCAATATTTGAAGCAACTGTTATTAATCTTATTCCTACTTTAATATTTTTAGGATCTTCTACCATATATGTATAAATTTCTCTTATTATCTGCTCATTTAATGCATCTACTTTATCATCTCTTTTAATAACATCTCTTGCAAGTTCTGTATCTAAGGTTTCAAGACATTTTACTGCATCTTTTACCATTTTTAAAGCTATATCTGACATTAAAGGTAAATCAACATATTCTTTAAGTTTTGGTTTTTTAATAATTCTTTCTGCTTGCTCTTTTATATTTTCTGCATGGTCTGCTATTCTTTCTAAATCTCTATTTACAAATAAATCCATTATTAAAAATCTAAGTATTTTTGCTTCTGGCTGGTATCTTGCTATAGTTGTAATAATTAAACTTTCATTTTCAACTTCTAATTTATCTACAACTTCTTCTAAAGCTTCTACTGTTTTTAATGGTTCTGGATTATGTTCTACAATAGATTTTACTGCATTTTCTAACATTCTTACAGATAAATCTGCCATTTCTATAAGTTTGTTTCTTATTTCTTCAAGTTTTGGTTTTATAAGCATTTTCTTTTACCTCTTATCCAAATTTTCCTGATACATACTCTTCTGTTAATTTTTTAGAAGGTGATGTAAATATAATATCTGTTTTATCAAATTCAACAAGTTCTCCAAGATACATAAAAGCAGTATAATCTGAAACTCTTGCCGCTTGTTGCATATTATGAGTAACTATTATTATTGTTACATCTTTTTTTAGCTTAACAACTAATTCTTCAATTTTAGCAGTAGATATTGGATCTAAAGCAGATGTTGGCTCATCAAAAAGAAGCACTTCAGGCTCAACTGCTAAAGCCCTTGCTATCACTAATCTTTGTTGCTGACCACCTGATAAACCGTTAGCAGATTCATTTAATCTATCTTTAACTTCATCCCATAAAGCAGCTTCTTTTAATGCTTTTTCTACCTTTTCTTCTAAAACTTTTTTATCTTTTATTCCTCTTAATTTTAAACCATAAGCCACATTATCAAATATGCTCATTGGAAATGGTGTTGGTTTTTGGAATACCATTCCAACTTTTGTTCTTAGTTTGATTAAATCATAATCTTTGTCTAAGATATTTTCATTATCAAGTAAGATTTTACCTTCATATCTGTTTCCTTTATATAAGTCATGCATTCTATTGAAACATCTTAAAAGGGTAGTTTTTCCACATCCAGAAGGGCCTATTAAAGCAGTAACTTTATTTTCATATATAGGCATTGTAATACCTTTTAAAGAAGGTTCTTTTGCTCCTGCATACCAAAACTTCAGATTTTCAACTTTTATTTTTTCTTTTTCAGACATTAAAATCCTCCTATCCTTTATAACGGAGATGTATTATAGCTCTTGCTACTATTGTAACAATTAGGATAAAAAATGTAATTATGAAAGATGCTGCCCAAGCTTTAGAGTGCCAGTCATCATAAGGACCCATTGCATATACAAAAATAGTAACAGTTAAAGAAGATATTGGTTCATTCATATTTGTTGTGAAGTACGCATTATTAAATGATGTAAATAGTAAAGGTGCAGTTTCTCCTGCTACCCTTGATATTGAAAGAATTATTCCTGTTAAAATTCCTGTAGCGGCAGCTTTATAAACAATATCTTTAATTACTTTAAAATAAGTTGCTCCAAGTGCAAATGCTGCTTCTCTTAAACTCCAAGGCACAAGAGAAAGCATATCTTCTGTAGTTCTTAAAACAACTGGTATCATAATAAATGCAAGAGATGCAGCACCAGCCCATCCGTTGAATCCTTGTATTTTATCAACTAATTTATTAGTAAGTATTATAAATGCTAATACACCTACAATCGTTGAAATTAAAGCAATAACAAGACCTATAAATTTACCTGCAGAAGCAGTTTTTATACTAAAAAATTTATTTACTATAATATTTAAAATTCCACCAAATATGATAGCTATTATTGCAGATAAAAATGCTACTGCAAGTAGCCCTCCCCAATTTATATGACCAATAGGTTTAACTAATATTGCATAAATAAATGTACCAACAACAATAGATGGAACACTTACCATAATATCAGAAAGAGTAGAAACAGTTTTTGCAAATTTTGAACCTCTTGCATACTCTGCTATAAAAGTACCTGCTAAAATTCCTAAAGGAATTCCCATTATAGTTGCATAAAAAACTATCTCAAGCTGGCCTATAAAAGCATTTCTTAAACCACCACCTGGTACACCGGGAGGTGCTGGATCTTCTGTAAATAGTTCAATATTTAATCCTGAAATGCCATGTCTTAAAACATCAAACAAAATAAATCCAAGCCAAAAAAGCCCAATAAAAGCAGCTACTGTAGAAAGTAAAAGAGCTATATAACTTTGAATTTTTCTTCTTTTTACATATGCTTCATTATAAATCATTATGATAGCTCCTAAGCTTTATCTTGAGTAATTCTTTTCTGCTTTAAGCAAGAAGAATTTTGCTATTGCAAGTATCACAAAACTTAAAATAAATAATAAAAATGCTAAATAGAATAAAGATGAAAGGTATATATCTGTATCTGCTTCAGTAAACTCGTTTGCTAAGGTTACTGTAATAGTTGCTGCTGAATCAAATAAAGAGGTTGTAATTTGATGATTATTTCCAAGAACAAAAGCTACTGCCATAGTTTCTCCTAATGCTCTACCAAGAGCTAAAACAACACCACCGTATATACCAAGTTTAGCATAAGGTATCATAATATCTTTAACTACTTCCCATTTTGTAGCACCAAGAGCATAAGCAGACTCTTTCATTATATTTGGAGTTAGATTTAAAGAATCTCTTGCAATACTTGCTATAAAAGGGATTATCATAATACTTAAAACAACACTTGCAGTAAAAAGATCTACACCTTGAGGCTCACCTTCAAAAAGTTTCCCAATAATAGGAATATGTCCTAAGGTTTTTTGGATAGCAGGTTCTATATAATCTGCCATTAAGGGAGCAAGGGTAAATAAGCCCCACATACCATATATAATACTTGGAATTGCTGCTAGCATCTCGATAGCTATTCCTATTGGAGATTTTAGAAGATAAGGAGATACTTCACTTAGGAATATAGCTATACCTATGGCAACTGGTAAAGCAAAAATTAAAGATAATACAGTTGTAATAATAGTTCCATATAAAGGAGCCGCTGCACCAAAAATTTCTCTAACAGGATCCCAATCATTTGTAAGAATAAAATTTATAATCCCAAACTTATGGATAGCCAAAGATGATTCATTATAAAGAACTAAAATTGTTGAAAATACTAAACTTAAAACTAAAAAAGATGCAAGAAAAGCAACAGTTCCAAATATTATATCTGCAAAAGGATATCTTCTAAGTCTTTTCATTATTACCTAACCTTATTAGAATATATTTAAAATTATAACAAAAAAAGGGGGCTTTTTAGCCCCCAAGTAGTAGGTTTAGTAGCAGCAGGAGATTAAGGATTTATTCCTTTTTCTTCCCAGTATTTATATATTTTTCCTTTTAATTCTCTTGGTAATGGAACATAATCAAGTCTTAGTGCTATTTGATCTCCATTTTCAAAAACCCATTTAAAGAATTTATTAACTATTTTATTTCTTTCTTGTTTTTCTCTAGGTTCTAATACAAATGGAGTTCCTGCGATAGGCCATGCATCTTTTCCTGGAGCATTTACAAGCCAGAGATAGAAATGTTTTTTAGGATCAAAATTTGCAGTTGCAGCTGCTGCTTTAAATGTATCAACTGATGGTGCTACAAAATTTCCAGCTTTATTTTTCATTATTGCATGAGAAAGTCTGCTTTGTTTTGCATAAGCATACTCAACATATCCTATTGAATATTTTAATCTTTTAACATAGTTAGCAACCCCCTCGTTTCCTTTACCTCCAATTCCTACAGGCCATTTTACAGATTTTCCAGCTCCTACTTCTTCTTTCCAATCTTGACAAACTGCTGATAAATAGTGAGTAAATATAGCAGTTGTTCCAGAACCATCTGATCTGTGAACTACAGTAATTTTTTTATGTGGAAGGTTTAAACTTGGATTTAAATTTTTTACTTTTGGATTATCCCAGTACTTTATATGTCCCATATATATGTGACATAAAGTATATCCATCTAATCTTAATTGTCCTGGCTTAACTCCTGGGATATTAACAACAGGTACTACACCACCAATAATTACTGGAAATTGATAAAGTCTTTTTTCATCTAATTGCTTTGGTTTTAATGGTGCATCTGAAGCACCAAAATCAACAGTTCTATTTGTAACCTGTCTTATTCCACCACCAGAACCTATTGATTGGTAGTTTAATTTAACTCCTGTTTCTTTGTAATACTGATAAGCCCATGCTGACAATACTGGATAAACAAAAGTAGAACCAGCTCCAGTAATAGTTTCTCCTGCAGTTGCAAAAGAAACAGTAGCAGCAGTAGCTACTACTGCAGATAATAATCTTTTTTTCATTTTAGTTTTCCTCCTATTTATAAATTTTTATTACCATTTAACTTCAGCAGTTAACATATAATCAATTGATTTATCACTAGATTCATGGTTACTTGGATCATAATAAATAGTATTTAATATAAATTTTACATATTTATTGTATTGATAAGCTACACCAGCAATTATATTTTGTTTAGTATAGTCACTATAAGTTTTTTTATTAACATCTGTATATTGGCTATTCACTGTCCAATGATCATATCTTGCTAAGAAAGAAACTTTATCTATTGGTCTAATTTCACCATTTATACTCCATCCATGTCCATCTTTACCAGATGAATTTGGAGCATCGTTAGTCATTATATGTCCTGCTATAAGGAACATAGGGTTGTTATATACGGCATGGATACCAAGCATATTATTTTTGCTACGTCCACTGTCTATACCTGCTAAATATCTTCCATAGAAAGATACATTTGCCCAGCTATCTTTTGTTGCATGAACATGTTTTTTTCCTGTTCCAAGAAGATGAGCAGTTAATCTCCATTCAAAACTTTGACCACTTCCAGTTTTTTCTCCGTGATAACCACTGTCATTAAATAAACCCATTTCACTGCTAAAGTAATCTGTTTTTGTTTTGAAGTCTATACCAGGTGATGCAGAGTTTATTACATGAGCTGCATGAGAAGTTTCAACGAATGTTTCAGAAATTGATCTATAAAGCCATCCATGGTGTTCTTCATAATCTATCCAAGGTCTATGAACTTGTCCAAATTCAACACCTGTATAAGGTAAAACATTATCTAAATAAAGGTAAGCATATTTAAGTCTAACTAACCAACTACCATTATCTTTCTCTTTTCTATCATCACTTTTATTTTGAAAAGTATCAATAGTAAGTCTTACATAATCTTTGCTATTTTTGTCAAAATAAGCTTTAACTTGGAAATAGTTTCTTCTTGTTTCAAATCTACTTACATCAGTCTTGCGATTATTTTTTGCATTGGAATTATTTTTGTCATACTGACTGTAAGTATAACCCAGGTAATGTACTCCATTGAACTTTAATAAAGCTGCTTTAGTTTTTACTTCCACAGCCATAGAAGATGAAAATAATGCTGCTACTCCAAGAGTTGCTAAAACTTTTTTCTTCACTTTTCAAACCTCCAAATGTTAATTATTTGGTAGTTATTGTAATAATTGAATATGAAGATATTATTAAGTTTTTGTTAAGAAATCTTAACATTTCTTAAAATTTAACAATAAATAAAAATCTGATTTATACTAAATAAAAATAAACCTAAGGAGATATATTAAAATAAGAAGCTGGGCAGAAGTTTATACAGATTTATTAACTGGAAATTGTGAAAAAATATACAAATTTTCAAAAAAAGATATTATTGCAGTAGTAAAAGCAGATGCTTATGGACATGATTCTGTAATTATCTCTAAAACCTTAGAAAAAATCCCATTTGTAAAAATATTAGCAGTAGCTACTGCTGAAGAAGGAAAGATTTTAAGAGAAAAAGGTATAAAAAAAGATATTCTTGTTTTAGGTGGAATTTTAAAAGATGAGATTGAATATTTTAATAAATACTCTTTAATTCCTGTAATTTCAGATTTTGAAAGTTTAAAATTAGTAAATTATTTAAAAAATAAAAATATCCATATTAAGTTTGATACTGGAATGTCAAGACTTGGATTTTATAAGAAAGATATAAATAAAATTATAGATTTAGTGAAAAGCTATGAAATAAAAATAGAAGGCTTAATGAGTCATTTTCCTTCTGCAGATATTGATAAAGAGTTTACTTTAAAACAGATAGAAGATTTTAAAAGTATAGTTAATCTTTTTAGAAAAAATAAAATCTATCCAGAATATATCCATATCCAAAATAGTGCAGGGCTTATTTATAAATGTGATTTTTGCAATTTAGTTAGAGTTGGACTTGTTTTATATGGTGAAAAACCATTTGAAGATTTCCCTTTAAATATTAAAAATATAATGTATTTAAAAGCAAGATTAATCTCTATTAAAAACATAAAAAAAGGTCAAAAAATATCTTATTGTGGAACCTTTAAAGCAAAAAAAGATATGAAAGTAGGTATTGTTTCTTTTGGATATGCAGATGGTCTTCCAAGAGCAGTATCAAATAAAGGATATGTTTTAATAAAAGGAAAAAAGGCATATATTATAGGAAATATTACAATGGATATGACAATTGTAGATTTAACAGATATAGATGCAAAAATTGGTGATGAAGTTATAATAATAGGAAAATCAGGTAAAGAAGAAATAAAATTTAGTGATATTGCAAAAATATCAGATACTATATCTTATGAGATAATGTGTGGAATATCTAAAAGAGTAAAAAGAATTGAAAAGGTGAAAAATGGGACAAGGTAATCTTTCTATATTAGTTGTTGATGATGAGGAAAATATAAGAAATTTAGTTCAGGATATTTTAGAAGATGAAGGATATTTTGTAGAAACTGCCATTTCAATAAAAGATGCAAAACAGAAGTTAAAAGAAAAAGAGTTTGATATTATTTTCCTTGATGTATGGCTTCCTGATGGAGATGGTATAGAGCTTATTTCTGATATAAAACAATCAAACAAAAATGCAAAAATAGTAATGATTTCTGGCCATGCAAATATACCAATTGCAGTTAAAGCTTTAAAGCTTGGTGCTTATGATTTCTTAGAAAAACCTATATCTACAGAAGCTATTTTAGCTATTTTAGAAAAAGCTGAAGAAGAGATAAAAAAAGAAATAGAGTTTGAGTTTTTAAAACAAAAAGAAGAAACAGAAATTCAGATTATTGGGGAAAGTCCTCCAATAAGAAAACTAAAGCAACAGATTCAAAAAGTGGCAAAAACAAATGCATGGGTTTTAATTTATGGAGAAAATGGCACAGGAAAAGAACTTGTAGCAAAATCAATCCATTATTTATCAGATAGAGCAGATAAACCTTTTGTTGATATTAACTGTGCGGCAATTCCTGATGATTTATTTGAGGCTGAACTTTTTGGATATGAAAAAGGAGCATTTACAAATGCAGTATCAAGAAAAATAGGAAAACTTGAAATTGCAAGTGGCGGAACATTATTTTTAGATGAAGTAGCAGATTTAAGTTTAAAAGCTCAAGCAAAGCTTTTAAGAGTTTTAGAAGAAAAAACTTTTACAAGACTTGGAGGAAACCAAAAAATAAAGGTTGATTTGAGAGTAATTTCTGCTACTAATAAAAATATAGATGAAGAGATAGAAAAAGGAAATTTTAGGCAGGATTTAGCTTTTAGATTATCAGTTATACCTTTAAAAGTGCCACCTCTTAGAGAAAGAGGAAATGATATTATTTTACTTGCTGAGCATTTTTTAAAGGTTTCTTGTATTGAAAATAAAATGGATATTCCAGAGATTTCAGAAGAAGTAAAAAAAGCATTTTTAAAATATTTATGGCCAGGAAATGTAAGAGAGTTAAAAAATCTTATGGAAAGACTTTGTATCTTTAGCACTGGAAAAATAACCATTGAAGATTTACCTGATTATATTACAGGGAAACAATCAAAATCTGTAGGAATAAACTTTGGTATAAGACCTTTAAAAGAAGTAAGAGAAATGGCAGAAAAAGAGGTTATCAAAAAAGCCCTTGAAAAATATGGAAATAAAAATCTAAAACAGATAGCTAAAATCTTAGAGGTAGATTTATCTTCTTTATACAGAAAAATAAAGCAGTATAATTTAGACTAAATTATTTATATCTTCTTAAAAGCTCTTCCTGAATATCTTGTAAACTAACCCCTGCATCTACAAGTGCCATTATAAGATGAAATAAAAGATCAGATGCTTCATAAACAATCTCATCTTTATCTTTATTTTTTAGGGCTATAACAGTTTCAACTGCCTCTTCTCCAACTTTTTGTATTATTTTATCTGAACCTTTTTCAAACATTTTTGCAACATAAGAGTTCTCAGGTTTTTCTTTTCTTCTACTTTCTATTTTTTCGTAAAGTTTATGGAAAATCTCATAAGCATCAGGTTTTTGATCTTCTTTAAAATCAATATCTCTATAAAAACAGCTTTCTTCTCCTGTATGGCAAGCTACTCCATAATCTTTAACTAAATATAAGATACTATCTTCATCACAATCTATCTTTATTTTTACTATTTTTTGTTTATTACCAGAAGTTTCTCCTTTTATCCATAATTTATTTCTTGAGCGGGAAAAATAGGTTGCATATCCAGTTTCTATTGTTTTTTCTATTGCTTCTTTATTTGCATAAGCTTGCATTAAAACTTTGCCAGTATAATAACTTTGAGTAATAACAGGAACAAGCCCTTTTTCATCAAATTTTATTTTATTTATATCTATATCTATCAAGTTAGCTCCTTTCTTAAAAGGAATATTTAAGATATATTATACATTTATTCCAATTCCTTTTAAGTATAAAAATAAAAACCACGAGAAAAATGCAACACCTACAGGTATTGTAAAATTATCATCTGTAAGAATATCATCTTTACTACTTGAAATTTCTATTAATACAGTAGCTATTGTAATTAATATAGATATCCAAATATCTTTAACAAATAAAAAAAGAATAAAAACATTTGCTATAAATCCGGCAGTTGTTCCTTCTAATGTTCTTTTATTTATTATTTCTACTTTCCCAAAAAATCTACCTACAATAGTAGCAACACCATCGTATATAGCTAAACAGATTATTGAGATAGTAGTTATATTTTTGTCAAATAATAAAGAAACAATAATAAGCCCTAATGCAAGAGAAAAAGCTTGTTTTGCAGGTAATGTTTCCATATTTTCTTTTCTTTCTATAAACTCAAGAAGTATCCAAAAAGGTTCAGTAAGTTTGTTTTTTATTTTATATCTTGAAATTGGATAAAATATTACAAGCATAAGAATCATCAATATTGTAATAGAATACTTACCAAATATATTAAGAGGAATAAGAAGTAATAATATTGAAACAATATGAAAAAGCTTTCTGTAAATTTCTTTTTTCATATATTACCTTTATAATATTTTGTGAAAATTTTAGTACGAGGTTTTAATTGAAACTACCTCTATCAGTAGCTATTATAACTTACAATGAAGAGGAAAATATAGCAAGAACTTTAAAAGCAATAGAAGATATAGCTTCAGAAATAATAATATTAGATAGCTATTCAGATGATAAAACTGTAGAAATAGCAAAAAGTTTTCAAGCAAAAATATATCAAGAAGAATGGAAAGGATTTAAAGAACAAAAAAATTCATTATTAAGAAAATGCAG
Proteins encoded in this window:
- the pstC gene encoding phosphate ABC transporter permease subunit PstC, which encodes MKRLRRYPFADIIFGTVAFLASFLVLSLVFSTILVLYNESSLAIHKFGIINFILTNDWDPVREIFGAAAPLYGTIITTVLSLIFALPVAIGIAIFLSEVSPYLLKSPIGIAIEMLAAIPSIIYGMWGLFTLAPLMADYIEPAIQKTLGHIPIIGKLFEGEPQGVDLFTASVVLSIMIIPFIASIARDSLNLTPNIMKESAYALGATKWEVVKDIMIPYAKLGIYGGVVLALGRALGETMAVAFVLGNNHQITTSLFDSAATITVTLANEFTEADTDIYLSSLFYLAFLLFILSFVILAIAKFFLLKAEKNYSR
- the alr gene encoding alanine racemase; translated protein: MRSWAEVYTDLLTGNCEKIYKFSKKDIIAVVKADAYGHDSVIISKTLEKIPFVKILAVATAEEGKILREKGIKKDILVLGGILKDEIEYFNKYSLIPVISDFESLKLVNYLKNKNIHIKFDTGMSRLGFYKKDINKIIDLVKSYEIKIEGLMSHFPSADIDKEFTLKQIEDFKSIVNLFRKNKIYPEYIHIQNSAGLIYKCDFCNLVRVGLVLYGEKPFEDFPLNIKNIMYLKARLISIKNIKKGQKISYCGTFKAKKDMKVGIVSFGYADGLPRAVSNKGYVLIKGKKAYIIGNITMDMTIVDLTDIDAKIGDEVIIIGKSGKEEIKFSDIAKISDTISYEIMCGISKRVKRIEKVKNGTR
- the pstB gene encoding phosphate ABC transporter ATP-binding protein PstB — its product is MSEKEKIKVENLKFWYAGAKEPSLKGITMPIYENKVTALIGPSGCGKTTLLRCFNRMHDLYKGNRYEGKILLDNENILDKDYDLIKLRTKVGMVFQKPTPFPMSIFDNVAYGLKLRGIKDKKVLEEKVEKALKEAALWDEVKDRLNESANGLSGGQQQRLVIARALAVEPEVLLFDEPTSALDPISTAKIEELVVKLKKDVTIIIVTHNMQQAARVSDYTAFMYLGELVEFDKTDIIFTSPSKKLTEEYVSGKFG
- the phoU gene encoding phosphate signaling complex protein PhoU — translated: MLIKPKLEEIRNKLIEMADLSVRMLENAVKSIVEHNPEPLKTVEALEEVVDKLEVENESLIITTIARYQPEAKILRFLIMDLFVNRDLERIADHAENIKEQAERIIKKPKLKEYVDLPLMSDIALKMVKDAVKCLETLDTELARDVIKRDDKVDALNEQIIREIYTYMVEDPKNIKVGIRLITVASNIERIADIATNLAEEVIYMKEGKMLRHQEVDENGKS
- a CDS encoding diacylglycerol/polyprenol kinase family protein yields the protein MKKEIYRKLFHIVSILLLLIPLNIFGKYSITILMILMLVIFYPISRYKIKNKLTEPFWILLEFIERKENMETLPAKQAFSLALGLIIVSLLFDKNITTISIICLAIYDGVATIVGRFFGKVEIINKRTLEGTTAGFIANVFILFLFVKDIWISILITIATVLIEISSSKDDILTDDNFTIPVGVAFFSWFLFLYLKGIGINV
- a CDS encoding ABC transporter permease subunit; amino-acid sequence: MIYNEAYVKRRKIQSYIALLLSTVAAFIGLFWLGFILFDVLRHGISGLNIELFTEDPAPPGVPGGGLRNAFIGQLEIVFYATIMGIPLGILAGTFIAEYARGSKFAKTVSTLSDIMVSVPSIVVGTFIYAILVKPIGHINWGGLLAVAFLSAIIAIIFGGILNIIVNKFFSIKTASAGKFIGLVIALISTIVGVLAFIILTNKLVDKIQGFNGWAGAASLAFIMIPVVLRTTEDMLSLVPWSLREAAFALGATYFKVIKDIVYKAAATGILTGIILSISRVAGETAPLLFTSFNNAYFTTNMNEPISSLTVTIFVYAMGPYDDWHSKAWAASFIITFFILIVTIVARAIIHLRYKG
- a CDS encoding sigma-54-dependent transcriptional regulator, with amino-acid sequence MGQGNLSILVVDDEENIRNLVQDILEDEGYFVETAISIKDAKQKLKEKEFDIIFLDVWLPDGDGIELISDIKQSNKNAKIVMISGHANIPIAVKALKLGAYDFLEKPISTEAILAILEKAEEEIKKEIEFEFLKQKEETEIQIIGESPPIRKLKQQIQKVAKTNAWVLIYGENGTGKELVAKSIHYLSDRADKPFVDINCAAIPDDLFEAELFGYEKGAFTNAVSRKIGKLEIASGGTLFLDEVADLSLKAQAKLLRVLEEKTFTRLGGNQKIKVDLRVISATNKNIDEEIEKGNFRQDLAFRLSVIPLKVPPLRERGNDIILLAEHFLKVSCIENKMDIPEISEEVKKAFLKYLWPGNVRELKNLMERLCIFSTGKITIEDLPDYITGKQSKSVGINFGIRPLKEVREMAEKEVIKKALEKYGNKNLKQIAKILEVDLSSLYRKIKQYNLD
- a CDS encoding sensor histidine kinase, which encodes MENPKKINIADLKTFLKFLDFLNEGIIVIDENKIVNYANKYAENLLGVKEPEGQHFSEVIKNNYLYSIVSHKYNEDIYQTEIIIDSKKFLVKVYNIDNKKFVHLTDITPFEVYKQAKKDFVSNVSHELKTPIAVLKGAIETLDQEEKDKDKKRFISMALKRINQMDTLINDLLIIARLESKEDKVVKTQIDLKRFINDVYEDLSHLTKEKNINFKNNIKENSIIYGDEQKLSILFKNLIENAIKYNKDNGVVEVNSFENGKYIVVEVKDTGIGIPKKALPLIFERFYRVDKSRSRSVGGTGLGLSIVKHITEAHKGKVEVDSKLGEGSSFKVYLPKQ
- the pstS gene encoding phosphate ABC transporter substrate-binding protein PstS, translated to MKKRLLSAVVATAATVSFATAGETITGAGSTFVYPVLSAWAYQYYKETGVKLNYQSIGSGGGIRQVTNRTVDFGASDAPLKPKQLDEKRLYQFPVIIGGVVPVVNIPGVKPGQLRLDGYTLCHIYMGHIKYWDNPKVKNLNPSLNLPHKKITVVHRSDGSGTTAIFTHYLSAVCQDWKEEVGAGKSVKWPVGIGGKGNEGVANYVKRLKYSIGYVEYAYAKQSRLSHAIMKNKAGNFVAPSVDTFKAAAATANFDPKKHFYLWLVNAPGKDAWPIAGTPFVLEPREKQERNKIVNKFFKWVFENGDQIALRLDYVPLPRELKGKIYKYWEEKGINP
- the hisIE gene encoding bifunctional phosphoribosyl-AMP cyclohydrolase/phosphoribosyl-ATP diphosphatase HisIE; its protein translation is MDIDINKIKFDEKGLVPVITQSYYTGKVLMQAYANKEAIEKTIETGYATYFSRSRNKLWIKGETSGNKQKIVKIKIDCDEDSILYLVKDYGVACHTGEESCFYRDIDFKEDQKPDAYEIFHKLYEKIESRRKEKPENSYVAKMFEKGSDKIIQKVGEEAVETVIALKNKDKDEIVYEASDLLFHLIMALVDAGVSLQDIQEELLRRYK